Proteins from a genomic interval of Helicoverpa armigera isolate CAAS_96S chromosome 9, ASM3070526v1, whole genome shotgun sequence:
- the LOC110369718 gene encoding uncharacterized protein LOC110369718 isoform X1: MTCQILLLITTMILAFFAFSLLGILITKPAPCATEVQCKDGHLCPAHWMCCELGCCDTSAQPTRRINATLGSRRELDETPLKEHSYTYAWYAQWPVLFLLGTLGGILICCIWCLFFKRSSSHGVYMCSMACCVRRPTSEHDSAGSVYPPPRYSRCGSFHQAPPPYSEVASKPDLYPLVITCGEGDGKAGNYLMVHYFRNYVIRAPGSLSATSTAESLNSSFICNAANEANSIIPPPYSCASNYEECGVGCGPLLRSLSSLTEPRAAPARPDPAPSRPRDPPAAFRDNLITSPVQPLDSNFDLELELIDCEMYCDGGCKPRLGSSPPIHQSLDEDDDNNMYMHEAYGSLRQYYTGKPDPPESPPQPTSPTQTSRDSTLRRPSDERRHRRLESVKKTPRQRKTSLYMPLSVAYPVRTSRISPGTRASSRSAPATPCSSLVPNLLTFSQRVSASRHGSRSSKFEEESDPLLADLENTRTDHKF, from the exons ATGACGTGCCAGATATTGCTGCTCATCACCACAATGATTTTAGCCTTTTTCGCTTTCTCCCTGCTCGGGATTTTAATTACGAAACCTGCTCCT TGTGCGACTGAAGTACAATGCAAGGACGGCCACCTGTGTCCAGCTCACTGGATGTGCTGCGAGCTCGGCTGCTGCGACACGTCCGCGCAGCCGACACGCCGCATCAACGCCACGCTCGGGTCACGGCGGGAGCTGGATGAGACGCCGCTCAAGGAACATAGCTATACCTATGCTTGGTATGCCCAGTG GCCAGTACTTTTCCTCCTGGGCACTCTCGGCGGTATTTTGATTTGCTGCATCTGGTGCCTGTTCTTCAAGAGGTCGTCTTCCCATGGCGTCTACATGTGTTCCATGGCGTGCTGTGTGCGGCGTCCGACCTCGGAGCACGACTCCGCAGGGTCGGTGTACCCTCCGCCACGATACAGCCGCTGCGGGTCCTTCCATCAAGCGCCACCACCATATTCTGAA GTAGCATCAAAACCGGATCTGTATCCGCTGGTGATCACATGTGGAGAAGGAGATGGGAAGGCTGGCAACTATCTGATGGTCCACTACTTTAGAAACTACGTGATTCGCGCGCCAG GCTCTCTATCAGCGACGAGTACTGCAGAATCTCTCAACTCCAGTTTCATATGCAACGCGGCGAATGAG GCAAATTCAATCATTCCACCGCCGTACTCGTGCGCGAGCAACTACGAGGAGTGCGGCGTGGGGTGTGGGCCGCTGCTACGCTCCCTGTCCTCTCTGACGGAGCCCCGCGCGGCGCCTGCCCGCCCCGACCCCGCGCCCTCCCGGCCCCGGGACCCGCCTGCCGCCTTCCGGGATAACCTTATCACTTCGCCTGTCCAGCCCTTG GACTCTAATTTCGACCTAGAATTGGAGCTTATTGATTGCGAGATGTATTGTGATGGGGGTTGCAAGCCGAGACTGGGTTCCTCCCCTCCGATACACCAATCCCTCGACGAAGATGACGACAACAATATGTACATGCACGAGGCATACGGCAGTCTACGGCAGTACTACACTGGGAAGCCAGACCCTCCAGAATCGCCGCCGCAACCGACCAGCCCCACACAGACGTCCAGAGACTCCACCCTGAGGAGACCAAGTGACGAGAGACGTCACAGACGCCTTGAGAGCGTAAAAAAAACGCCAAGGCAACGAAAAACGAGCTTATACATGCCATTATCGGTAGCTTATCCCGTAAGGACATCGAGAATCTCACCCGGTACTAGAGCGTCGTCCCGATCCGCTCCAGCCACGCCATGCAGCTCACTTGTGCCCAATTTACTCACGTTCTCCCAAAGAGTGTCAGCTTCGCGACATGGATCAAGATCTTCAAAGTTCGAGGAGGAATCTGACCCCCTTCTCGCAGACTTGGAAAACACACGCACTGATCACAAATTTTAA
- the LOC110369718 gene encoding uncharacterized protein LOC110369718 isoform X2, whose product MTCQILLLITTMILAFFAFSLLGILITKPAPCATEVQCKDGHLCPAHWMCCELGCCDTSAQPTRRINATLGSRRELDETPLKEHSYTYAWPVLFLLGTLGGILICCIWCLFFKRSSSHGVYMCSMACCVRRPTSEHDSAGSVYPPPRYSRCGSFHQAPPPYSEVASKPDLYPLVITCGEGDGKAGNYLMVHYFRNYVIRAPGSLSATSTAESLNSSFICNAANEANSIIPPPYSCASNYEECGVGCGPLLRSLSSLTEPRAAPARPDPAPSRPRDPPAAFRDNLITSPVQPLDSNFDLELELIDCEMYCDGGCKPRLGSSPPIHQSLDEDDDNNMYMHEAYGSLRQYYTGKPDPPESPPQPTSPTQTSRDSTLRRPSDERRHRRLESVKKTPRQRKTSLYMPLSVAYPVRTSRISPGTRASSRSAPATPCSSLVPNLLTFSQRVSASRHGSRSSKFEEESDPLLADLENTRTDHKF is encoded by the exons ATGACGTGCCAGATATTGCTGCTCATCACCACAATGATTTTAGCCTTTTTCGCTTTCTCCCTGCTCGGGATTTTAATTACGAAACCTGCTCCT TGTGCGACTGAAGTACAATGCAAGGACGGCCACCTGTGTCCAGCTCACTGGATGTGCTGCGAGCTCGGCTGCTGCGACACGTCCGCGCAGCCGACACGCCGCATCAACGCCACGCTCGGGTCACGGCGGGAGCTGGATGAGACGCCGCTCAAGGAACATAGCTATACCTATGCTTG GCCAGTACTTTTCCTCCTGGGCACTCTCGGCGGTATTTTGATTTGCTGCATCTGGTGCCTGTTCTTCAAGAGGTCGTCTTCCCATGGCGTCTACATGTGTTCCATGGCGTGCTGTGTGCGGCGTCCGACCTCGGAGCACGACTCCGCAGGGTCGGTGTACCCTCCGCCACGATACAGCCGCTGCGGGTCCTTCCATCAAGCGCCACCACCATATTCTGAA GTAGCATCAAAACCGGATCTGTATCCGCTGGTGATCACATGTGGAGAAGGAGATGGGAAGGCTGGCAACTATCTGATGGTCCACTACTTTAGAAACTACGTGATTCGCGCGCCAG GCTCTCTATCAGCGACGAGTACTGCAGAATCTCTCAACTCCAGTTTCATATGCAACGCGGCGAATGAG GCAAATTCAATCATTCCACCGCCGTACTCGTGCGCGAGCAACTACGAGGAGTGCGGCGTGGGGTGTGGGCCGCTGCTACGCTCCCTGTCCTCTCTGACGGAGCCCCGCGCGGCGCCTGCCCGCCCCGACCCCGCGCCCTCCCGGCCCCGGGACCCGCCTGCCGCCTTCCGGGATAACCTTATCACTTCGCCTGTCCAGCCCTTG GACTCTAATTTCGACCTAGAATTGGAGCTTATTGATTGCGAGATGTATTGTGATGGGGGTTGCAAGCCGAGACTGGGTTCCTCCCCTCCGATACACCAATCCCTCGACGAAGATGACGACAACAATATGTACATGCACGAGGCATACGGCAGTCTACGGCAGTACTACACTGGGAAGCCAGACCCTCCAGAATCGCCGCCGCAACCGACCAGCCCCACACAGACGTCCAGAGACTCCACCCTGAGGAGACCAAGTGACGAGAGACGTCACAGACGCCTTGAGAGCGTAAAAAAAACGCCAAGGCAACGAAAAACGAGCTTATACATGCCATTATCGGTAGCTTATCCCGTAAGGACATCGAGAATCTCACCCGGTACTAGAGCGTCGTCCCGATCCGCTCCAGCCACGCCATGCAGCTCACTTGTGCCCAATTTACTCACGTTCTCCCAAAGAGTGTCAGCTTCGCGACATGGATCAAGATCTTCAAAGTTCGAGGAGGAATCTGACCCCCTTCTCGCAGACTTGGAAAACACACGCACTGATCACAAATTTTAA
- the LOC110369715 gene encoding YEATS domain-containing protein 4 — protein sequence MSLQTDFGPDSGGRVKGLVIVKPIIYGNVARYFGKKREEDGHTHQWTVYVKPYANEDMSAYIKKVHFKLHESYANPNRIVTKQPYELTETGWGEFEIVIKLYFHDPNERPVTLYHILKLFQSPVTEGAPPTVGRALVSESYEEIVFQEPTQLMQHLLNSVKPITNGPWNHDTNFEEKKEKTLQKIITAQTKVRTEITDLKEKLHLAKETISKFKDEIAKLQNSGNVMSGV from the exons ATGAGCTTGCAAACAGACTTTGGCCCCGACTCCGGGGGCAGAGTGAAG GGCTTAGTGATAGTAAAGCCCATAATATACGGCAACGTTGCCAGATATTTCGGCAAGAAACGTGAAGAGGACGGACATACTCATCAATGGACGGTTTACGTAAAGCCGTATGCCAATGAAGACATGTCTGCATACATTAAGAAGGTTCACTTTAAACTACATGAGAGTTACGCAAACCCTAACAGGATAGTGACGAAGCAGCCGTATGAATTGACCGAGACAGGCTGGGGAGAATTTGAAATTGTTATCAAGTTATATTTCCATGATCCAAATGAGAGACCT GTAACACTATACCACATTCTAAAGCTGTTCCAATCACCGGTAACTGAGGGAGCCCCTCCGACAGTGGGCAGAGCCCTTGTCAGTGAGTCATATGAGGAGATAGTCTTCCAGGAGCCCACGCAGCTGATGCAGCACCTACTGAACAGTGTCAAACCCATCACCAATGGACCTTGGAACCATGATACTAATT ttgaagaaaagaaagaaaaaacgttacaaaaaataataacagctcAAACTAAAGTGCGGACAGAGATAACAGACTTGAAGGAAAAGCTGCACCTCGCTAAAGAAACCATTTCAAAGTTCAAAGATGAAATAGCTAAATTGCAGAACAGTGGAAATGTCATGTCCGGAGTGTAG